A genomic window from Anthocerotibacter panamensis C109 includes:
- a CDS encoding TIGR01777 family oxidoreductase: protein MVQTFVVTGATGLVGRALSRQLLERGDQVVVLSRNPEQARSQVPGASDYRAWGPTSVPQEVLEGADGVIHLAGAPVLGERWSKSYKEQILTSRTEGTRALVDAMARCTAPPRVLVSASAIGYYGFRDDTALRETAPAGSDFLAQVCVRWETEANRAQTLGIRTVILRFGIILDAETGALAKMLPPFRNFVGGPLGSGRQWFSWVHRDDVVGAICYALASPTLKGTYNCTAPEPLTMVEFSQVLGQTLSRPSWAAVPRLALEVLLGEGAVILVEGQRVLPTKLEQAGYRFRYPTAAQALRDLLGEG from the coding sequence TTGGTACAGACGTTTGTGGTAACTGGGGCGACCGGATTGGTAGGGCGGGCGCTGAGCCGTCAACTGCTAGAGCGAGGCGACCAGGTGGTGGTTCTGTCGCGCAATCCTGAGCAGGCACGCAGCCAAGTCCCTGGAGCCAGCGACTACCGCGCCTGGGGACCAACGAGTGTACCGCAAGAAGTTCTGGAAGGGGCTGATGGGGTCATTCACTTAGCTGGGGCACCCGTCTTAGGGGAGCGCTGGAGCAAATCCTATAAAGAGCAGATCCTCACCAGCCGCACTGAAGGCACCCGAGCTTTGGTGGATGCCATGGCTAGATGTACAGCCCCGCCTCGGGTCTTGGTCTCAGCCTCAGCGATTGGCTACTACGGATTTCGGGACGACACCGCGCTTAGGGAAACAGCCCCAGCGGGCAGCGACTTTTTGGCCCAAGTCTGTGTGCGCTGGGAAACTGAGGCCAACCGCGCTCAGACCCTGGGCATTCGGACGGTCATCCTGCGGTTTGGCATTATCCTCGACGCCGAAACAGGAGCACTGGCTAAGATGCTCCCTCCTTTTCGCAACTTTGTAGGGGGACCGCTGGGCTCAGGCAGGCAGTGGTTCTCCTGGGTACACCGAGACGATGTAGTGGGCGCGATCTGCTACGCGCTCGCCAGCCCCACTCTGAAAGGAACCTACAACTGCACTGCCCCCGAGCCCCTGACGATGGTCGAGTTCTCCCAGGTTCTGGGGCAGACGCTTAGCCGACCCTCTTGGGCTGCAGTCCCCCGACTGGCCCTGGAAGTGCTTCTTGGGGAGGGTGCAGTCATCCTAGTGGAAGGGCAACGGGTCCTGCCGACCAAACTGGAGCAGGCGGGATACCGTTTTCGCTATCCTACGGCGGCTCAGGCACTCAGGGACCTGCTGGGTGAGGGATAG
- a CDS encoding DUF3143 domain-containing protein, with amino-acid sequence MSLPPAQTPLYNHPLHALEVWLRDQGCHQDDEVAHCWYLKHPDWEAIIYLEETALRAEYHFDEQTRTLTFPYSLSRWDVEQAVFHANPKE; translated from the coding sequence ATGAGTTTACCGCCCGCCCAAACACCCCTCTATAACCATCCGCTACACGCTCTGGAGGTTTGGTTGCGCGACCAGGGGTGTCACCAGGATGATGAAGTCGCCCATTGCTGGTACCTCAAGCACCCAGATTGGGAAGCCATCATCTACCTGGAGGAGACTGCATTGCGGGCTGAGTACCACTTCGACGAACAGACTCGGACGCTGACGTTCCCCTACTCGTTGAGCCGTTGGGATGTGGAACAAGCGGTGTTTCATGCCAATCCTAAGGAATAG
- a CDS encoding polysaccharide biosynthesis/export family protein: MALGLVLWVNPVLAQGTTATFDLSASSDAYHLGAGDRLNITVSNLPDLTTPVEIAPDGTIYLPLVGKVQVDGLTNQALKRRLLDLYQTYLKDPEVTVVLGTPRMVHVTVFGEVPQPGSYVLQQKPTASTTVSQVLQLAGGVTPTAAGQIILVRRLPNGEHLRRTLDLVAFIERGDTSQNPTLQDGDTLLIPRAQGRFQDAADPLLNSSLTPAGFEVRVIGAVQRPGVVRVAPDARLADALTACGGFATAQQATLLLVRFDELGNAGLRTLEANSPFTANLLLSPGDLLIAPRPSQTDSAAKANFFTVVEGLLTTLDHPQPTGQGTLAQPTCKTIKECPQE; encoded by the coding sequence ATGGCCCTCGGACTTGTGCTATGGGTAAACCCTGTTCTGGCGCAAGGTACAACCGCCACCTTTGACCTGAGTGCCTCCAGCGATGCCTACCACCTAGGTGCGGGAGACCGCCTCAATATCACCGTCAGTAACCTGCCGGACCTCACCACCCCGGTCGAGATTGCCCCCGATGGCACCATCTATCTACCCCTAGTCGGGAAGGTCCAGGTGGATGGGTTGACCAATCAAGCCTTGAAGCGCCGCCTGTTAGACCTCTACCAGACTTATCTCAAGGACCCCGAGGTAACCGTCGTCCTCGGCACGCCCCGCATGGTCCATGTCACCGTGTTCGGGGAGGTGCCCCAACCTGGTTCCTACGTGCTTCAGCAGAAACCCACTGCCTCTACCACTGTCTCTCAAGTACTGCAGCTAGCTGGAGGGGTGACGCCTACGGCTGCTGGACAAATCATTCTGGTGCGTCGCCTGCCCAATGGCGAGCACCTCCGGCGGACGCTCGATCTGGTAGCCTTTATCGAGCGGGGCGATACCAGCCAAAACCCTACCCTTCAGGATGGAGATACCCTGCTTATCCCTAGGGCACAGGGGCGGTTCCAGGATGCAGCAGACCCACTGCTTAACTCCAGCCTCACACCTGCGGGCTTTGAGGTGCGGGTGATCGGTGCGGTTCAGCGACCTGGCGTGGTGCGCGTGGCTCCCGATGCCCGGTTAGCTGACGCGCTTACCGCCTGCGGGGGATTTGCTACAGCGCAGCAAGCTACGCTCCTGCTGGTGCGCTTCGATGAGTTGGGCAACGCCGGTTTGCGGACGCTGGAAGCCAACAGCCCCTTCACCGCTAATCTGCTCTTGAGCCCTGGAGACCTGCTGATAGCCCCGCGCCCCAGTCAGACGGACAGCGCGGCTAAAGCCAACTTCTTCACGGTCGTAGAAGGCTTGCTCACGACGCTGGACCATCCCCAGCCCACGGGTCAGGGGACCCTAGCCCAGCCCACCTGCAAAACTATTAAGGAATGCCCCCAAGAGTAG
- a CDS encoding glycosyltransferase family 4 protein, whose protein sequence is MRILFNGSYLSLPQTGIATYCRNLLYHWQHLSPGLVAYLPVDRGWEEFPGFRPVPRTNHLTRLLWNQGHGLRLSAYGDVVFHPVPEGGWTRARNVVTAHDVIPLRYPQFYPRKLAYFRHWVPLSLRCARHIAADSDQTKADLMEFYNLPPERITVIPLAYDRAHFRPEASHEPLVPYLLYVGSHEPHKNLTTLLSAFRTLSRQWPGELWIGGRFDPRYTPSLQAMVEGYRVRWLDYVAYAELPDLYRRATAFIFPSLYEGFGLPILEAMGCRTAVVAAHIPALREVGADAVHYFEAQSVADLTQALRAVIEDTAYRAHLQDRGLARAQEFDWARTAALTLSLCQTVAGS, encoded by the coding sequence ATGCGCATTCTCTTCAATGGCAGTTATCTGAGCTTGCCCCAGACGGGCATTGCTACCTATTGCCGTAACCTGCTCTATCACTGGCAGCATCTCAGCCCTGGGCTTGTCGCCTACTTGCCTGTGGACCGAGGCTGGGAGGAGTTTCCCGGCTTCCGGCCTGTGCCCCGGACCAACCATCTGACACGCCTCTTATGGAACCAAGGGCACGGGCTACGGCTCTCTGCTTATGGAGATGTGGTTTTTCATCCGGTGCCGGAGGGCGGTTGGACCCGAGCCAGGAACGTAGTCACCGCGCACGATGTCATTCCCTTGCGCTACCCTCAGTTCTACCCGCGCAAACTGGCCTATTTCCGCCATTGGGTCCCCCTCTCCCTACGCTGTGCCCGACACATTGCCGCAGATTCCGACCAGACAAAGGCTGACCTCATGGAGTTTTATAACCTCCCCCCTGAGCGCATCACCGTCATTCCCTTGGCCTATGACCGCGCCCACTTCCGCCCCGAGGCGAGCCATGAACCCCTGGTCCCCTATCTGCTATATGTCGGTTCTCATGAACCCCACAAAAATCTGACCACCCTCCTCTCGGCTTTTCGCACGTTGAGCCGACAATGGCCGGGGGAACTGTGGATCGGAGGCCGTTTTGACCCCCGCTACACTCCCTCCTTGCAGGCCATGGTCGAGGGTTACCGCGTGCGCTGGCTGGACTATGTGGCCTACGCCGAGTTGCCGGACCTCTACCGCAGGGCCACTGCCTTTATTTTCCCCAGCCTCTATGAGGGCTTTGGACTACCGATCCTGGAGGCAATGGGCTGCCGGACCGCAGTGGTCGCCGCCCATATTCCAGCGCTGAGGGAAGTGGGTGCAGATGCGGTTCACTATTTTGAAGCCCAGTCGGTGGCTGACCTGACCCAGGCTTTGCGAGCGGTCATCGAGGACACAGCCTATCGCGCGCATCTCCAGGACCGGGGGCTAGCGCGGGCTCAGGAATTTGATTGGGCCAGGACTGCTGCCTTGACCCTCTCGCTGTGTCAGACCGTGGCGGGCAGTTAG
- a CDS encoding Uma2 family endonuclease produces the protein MPDHKLSLETDSSTLITEDDTPVDNLPSEKQQRLLTEALYSSWMPGRSFLAAANVGVFARATQPPVVPDVFLSLDVQVAQNWWEHNNRSYFVWEFGKPPEVVIELVSNLKGNELGSKLNDYAQMRVSYYVVFDAQQQLGGPLLQVFELRGTHLEPLAKPWLEQVGLGLSLWQGVFEERNDLWLRWCDREGMVLPTGKERAEQERQQRLRAEKQVQQERQQRLRAEEQVQQERQQRLRAEKQIEQEQQQRLRAEEQIEQEQQQRLRAEEQARQLAQRLRELGIELD, from the coding sequence ATGCCTGACCACAAATTGAGCCTAGAAACCGACAGCAGCACCCTCATCACTGAGGACGACACCCCCGTGGACAACCTCCCCTCGGAGAAACAACAGCGCCTATTGACCGAGGCTTTGTATAGTTCTTGGATGCCGGGACGCAGTTTCTTGGCCGCAGCCAATGTAGGAGTTTTCGCCCGAGCTACTCAGCCGCCCGTGGTGCCGGATGTATTTCTCAGTTTGGACGTACAGGTAGCGCAGAATTGGTGGGAGCATAACAACCGTTCCTATTTCGTTTGGGAATTTGGCAAGCCACCAGAAGTAGTGATTGAATTGGTGTCTAACCTAAAAGGCAATGAGTTGGGCAGTAAGTTAAACGACTACGCGCAGATGCGCGTGAGTTACTACGTAGTGTTTGATGCACAGCAGCAGTTGGGGGGTCCACTTCTACAGGTGTTTGAGTTGCGGGGGACGCACCTAGAGCCGTTGGCTAAGCCGTGGTTGGAGCAGGTGGGGCTAGGTTTGAGTTTGTGGCAGGGAGTATTTGAGGAGCGTAACGACCTGTGGTTGCGTTGGTGTGACCGCGAGGGAATGGTACTGCCCACAGGCAAAGAACGCGCCGAACAAGAGCGACAACAACGACTCAGAGCAGAAAAGCAGGTTCAACAAGAGCGACAACAACGACTCAGAGCAGAAGAGCAGGTTCAACAAGAGCGACAACAGCGACTCAGAGCAGAAAAGCAGATTGAACAAGAGCAACAACAGCGACTCAGAGCAGAAGAGCAGATTGAACAAGAGCAACAACAGCGACTCAGAGCAGAAGAGCAGGCGCGACAGTTAGCCCAACGTCTGCGGGAATTGGGAATTGAACTAGATTAA
- a CDS encoding ABC transporter ATP-binding protein produces the protein MLRLEHVSKIYPTGEVLKDVTWEVKTGDRIGLVGANGAGKSTQLKIITGAVEPTSGQVVRPASLHIGYLNQEFEVDPRRTVREEFWTVFKDANRVQQELAEVHRDLEAASPEQLDHLLNRMGRLQGEFEDLGGYGLETRIDKILPEMGFAPDDADRLVSTFSGGWQMRMGLGKILLQKPDILLLDEPTNHLDLETITWLEIYLKGLTTGMVIVSHDREFLDRLCTQIVETERGTSTTYLGNYSTYLTTKAELRAAQMGAYERQQKELERQQTFVDRFRASATRSTQAKSREKQLEKIERIEAPEGSVRTLHFRFPPAPRSGREVVVIKDLTYMCDEKILFLGADLLLERGDRVALLGPNGAGKSTLLRLMMGREEPLEGRVRLGEHNVIPGYFEQNQAEALDLNQTVIATVHDVVPTWTNEEVRTLLGRFLFSGDTVFKKVSALSGGEKARLALAKMLLVPANLLILDEPTNHLDIPAKETLEEALQNYDGTAIIVSHDRYFISQVANKIVEIRDGQLHVYEGNYAYYLDKIAEEKEKARLEAEASEKAIRAAEKKARQKEKQKR, from the coding sequence ATGTTACGCCTGGAACATGTCAGTAAAATTTATCCGACGGGCGAAGTGCTCAAGGATGTGACCTGGGAAGTCAAGACCGGGGACCGCATCGGTTTGGTAGGTGCCAACGGGGCAGGCAAATCCACCCAACTAAAAATTATTACCGGAGCCGTCGAACCGACTTCAGGTCAGGTCGTCCGTCCTGCCAGCCTACATATCGGCTACCTCAACCAGGAATTTGAAGTAGACCCCCGGCGCACGGTGCGTGAAGAGTTCTGGACTGTCTTCAAGGACGCAAACCGGGTACAGCAGGAATTAGCCGAAGTCCACCGCGACCTAGAAGCGGCCAGCCCCGAACAGTTGGACCATTTGCTCAACCGTATGGGCCGTTTGCAAGGAGAATTTGAAGACCTAGGCGGCTATGGGCTAGAGACGCGAATCGATAAGATTCTCCCGGAGATGGGCTTTGCTCCTGACGACGCAGACCGGCTGGTGAGCACCTTTAGCGGGGGCTGGCAGATGCGTATGGGATTGGGAAAAATCCTGCTGCAAAAACCCGACATCTTGCTGTTGGACGAACCGACTAACCACCTCGACCTTGAGACCATCACCTGGCTGGAGATCTACCTCAAGGGACTCACCACTGGGATGGTTATCGTCTCTCACGACCGGGAATTCCTTGACCGCCTGTGTACGCAGATTGTCGAGACCGAGCGGGGCACCTCCACCACCTATCTGGGCAACTACAGCACCTATCTGACCACCAAAGCGGAGCTACGGGCGGCCCAAATGGGAGCCTACGAGCGCCAACAAAAAGAATTAGAGCGCCAGCAGACCTTCGTGGACCGTTTCCGGGCCAGTGCCACGCGCAGCACCCAGGCGAAGAGCCGCGAAAAACAACTGGAGAAAATCGAACGCATCGAAGCCCCCGAGGGCAGTGTACGAACGCTACATTTTCGCTTCCCGCCCGCTCCGCGCAGTGGTCGCGAAGTCGTAGTGATTAAAGATTTGACCTATATGTGCGACGAGAAGATTCTCTTTTTGGGAGCGGATCTGTTGCTTGAGCGCGGGGACCGCGTTGCCCTGTTGGGTCCTAATGGAGCGGGTAAATCCACCCTCCTGCGCCTGATGATGGGCCGGGAGGAACCGTTGGAGGGGCGTGTGCGGCTTGGGGAACACAACGTCATCCCTGGCTACTTTGAGCAAAATCAAGCCGAAGCCCTCGACCTCAACCAGACGGTAATCGCCACCGTCCACGACGTTGTGCCCACATGGACCAATGAAGAGGTCCGTACGTTACTCGGACGTTTCCTCTTCAGCGGTGATACCGTCTTTAAGAAAGTCAGTGCCCTCAGTGGTGGAGAGAAAGCCCGCCTCGCCCTTGCCAAGATGCTCCTTGTCCCCGCAAATTTATTGATCCTAGACGAGCCTACCAACCACCTTGACATCCCGGCTAAAGAAACGCTTGAGGAAGCCCTCCAGAACTACGATGGGACCGCCATTATCGTCTCCCACGACCGCTACTTCATTTCCCAAGTCGCCAATAAAATCGTCGAGATCCGCGACGGTCAGTTGCATGTGTACGAAGGAAACTATGCCTATTATTTAGACAAGATTGCCGAGGAAAAAGAAAAAGCCCGCCTCGAAGCCGAAGCCTCCGAAAAAGCCATCCGTGCCGCCGAGAAAAAAGCCCGCCAAAAAGAGAAGCAAAAGCGTTAA
- a CDS encoding HD family phosphohydrolase, translating to MGLSFLGLSSLLCALGWRMVNEPQLTVGSFAPETILAPTDAVVIDQEATTVARENVRQQSIQIFQNLEDRNGRVLQRLEGTLQEGDGLFASLGALPYMNTALVSTAHQQALRALSSATWSALKANLSESDPPDSLDPDLIKTLERLSQNRPAPVVAEALAQIEEAQTRYRTAMRLLASAPASFTPETLELTPQQWEQVRQSSVQVSRQLLAVGIIPGLPEELRLRGINALIDPRINGISRRLITDLVSAVVEPNLKVDRFASLIATDLQAQSVSPVTIPIKQGQLLIQQGQPVTPRLFAILDQLSLTKRQVNGWGVFGLASLLLTMAMAFRWGQKLLQVSLQLKDLGLLQVLALTTALAGTLLPEGWSQLIPLALLGLLVGNYYGSRLGVLTVVCLTPPLLFSWSLTHPWTALLPIVSGGIVAAILVDSVRSRAQIALAGVGVATVQTALHLMLALWSRGWAGWEEHLALPALFYLGGGLLWSVVALGLSPYLETIFDVVTPVRLAELSNPNCGLLKRLVTEAPGTYQHTLFVANLATAAAQVLGDNADLVRVGTLYHDIGKMKRPQYFIENQMGLPNPHDQMDDPWHSTQIIRDHVTDGLKLAKQYKLPRVIRNFIPEHQGTILIAYFYHQAKQSNEREVHEEDFRYSGPTPQSRETGLVMLADACEAALRSLNNAPGSDPYGMVRRIIQARWAEGQLADSGLKEHELDTIACTFIKVWKETNHRRIRYPNQPGGVELRRRNLASQSA from the coding sequence ATGGGTCTGTCGTTTTTAGGGTTGAGTTCGTTGTTGTGTGCCTTGGGCTGGCGCATGGTCAACGAACCTCAACTCACCGTCGGAAGTTTTGCGCCTGAAACCATCCTGGCTCCGACCGATGCTGTCGTCATTGACCAGGAAGCGACCACGGTCGCTCGGGAGAATGTACGCCAACAGAGTATTCAGATTTTTCAAAACCTGGAAGACCGCAACGGACGGGTACTCCAGCGCCTAGAGGGGACCTTACAGGAAGGGGATGGGCTTTTTGCTAGCTTGGGTGCTCTTCCTTATATGAATACAGCACTGGTCTCGACAGCCCATCAACAGGCCCTGAGAGCCCTCTCCTCTGCCACCTGGAGTGCGCTCAAGGCCAACCTGAGCGAGAGCGACCCGCCCGATAGCCTGGACCCAGACTTGATCAAGACCCTTGAGCGGCTCTCTCAGAACCGCCCTGCTCCGGTGGTCGCTGAGGCTCTAGCCCAAATTGAGGAAGCCCAGACCCGCTACCGCACAGCGATGCGACTATTGGCTTCGGCCCCAGCCAGTTTCACCCCTGAGACCCTCGAACTCACCCCCCAGCAGTGGGAGCAGGTGCGTCAGTCGAGCGTACAGGTCAGCCGCCAACTCCTGGCGGTAGGAATCATTCCCGGATTGCCCGAGGAACTGCGCCTACGGGGCATCAATGCTCTCATCGACCCTCGGATCAACGGGATAAGCCGTCGCCTCATCACGGACCTTGTATCTGCGGTGGTGGAGCCGAACCTCAAGGTGGACCGCTTCGCCAGCCTCATTGCCACGGACCTGCAAGCCCAATCGGTCAGTCCGGTCACGATACCCATCAAGCAGGGGCAACTCTTGATCCAGCAGGGTCAGCCTGTCACCCCTCGCCTCTTCGCCATTCTTGATCAGTTGAGCCTTACCAAGCGTCAAGTCAATGGGTGGGGCGTGTTCGGACTCGCCAGTCTCTTGCTCACGATGGCGATGGCCTTCCGCTGGGGACAAAAACTTCTCCAGGTCTCCCTCCAACTCAAAGACCTAGGGCTGCTCCAGGTCTTAGCTTTGACAACAGCACTGGCGGGTACGCTCCTGCCTGAAGGTTGGTCGCAACTGATTCCTTTGGCCCTCTTGGGACTCCTCGTCGGCAACTACTACGGTTCACGCCTCGGAGTCCTGACGGTGGTCTGTCTAACTCCACCGCTTCTGTTTAGTTGGAGCCTGACCCATCCTTGGACTGCCCTCCTGCCGATTGTATCGGGGGGTATTGTGGCCGCTATCCTTGTAGACTCGGTCCGCTCTCGGGCACAGATTGCCCTAGCGGGAGTAGGGGTAGCTACGGTCCAAACTGCGCTACACCTGATGCTGGCTCTTTGGAGTCGGGGCTGGGCGGGCTGGGAAGAGCATCTGGCCCTCCCGGCTCTGTTTTATCTCGGAGGGGGACTGCTGTGGAGCGTGGTTGCACTGGGTTTGAGCCCCTATCTAGAAACCATTTTTGACGTGGTTACCCCGGTGCGCTTGGCCGAACTCTCCAACCCCAACTGCGGTCTACTGAAGCGGCTGGTGACTGAGGCTCCGGGGACGTATCAGCACACGTTGTTTGTGGCAAATCTAGCGACAGCGGCAGCTCAAGTGCTGGGTGACAATGCAGACCTTGTCCGGGTGGGTACGCTCTATCATGACATCGGCAAAATGAAGCGCCCCCAGTACTTTATCGAGAACCAGATGGGCCTGCCCAACCCTCATGACCAGATGGATGACCCGTGGCATTCGACCCAGATCATCCGCGATCATGTGACAGACGGGCTCAAACTCGCCAAGCAATATAAGCTACCTCGGGTGATCCGCAACTTTATTCCCGAGCATCAAGGCACGATCTTGATTGCCTATTTCTACCATCAGGCCAAGCAGAGTAACGAACGCGAGGTACACGAAGAGGATTTTCGCTACAGTGGACCCACCCCTCAATCCCGAGAGACAGGGCTTGTCATGCTGGCAGACGCCTGTGAGGCAGCCCTGCGTTCGCTCAACAACGCCCCCGGCAGCGACCCTTACGGCATGGTCCGCCGGATTATTCAGGCGCGGTGGGCGGAGGGGCAGTTAGCCGATTCGGGCCTCAAAGAGCATGAACTCGACACCATTGCCTGTACCTTCATCAAGGTCTGGAAGGAGACCAACCACCGCCGCATCCGCTACCCCAATCAACCGGGCGGCGTCGAACTGAGGCGTAGGAATCTGGCCTCTCAGTCTGCATAG
- the petE gene encoding plastocyanin has translation MVRQLRFVLTGGLLVLLVACGGGPQPEQTTTTSPQPPAPPEPTTTSQAPSSPTPADGTEVKMGSDKGQLIFAPNKLTVKPGDKIKWVMNKAGPHNVIFPAEGSPDPASAQAMTQKKLLSKPGNFYITTVPQAQPGTYTFYCQPHKGAGMVGTLTVVGTATTAPQK, from the coding sequence ATGGTTCGGCAATTGCGATTTGTACTGACTGGTGGACTGCTAGTCCTACTCGTCGCCTGTGGCGGGGGACCTCAACCAGAACAAACCACCACGACCAGCCCCCAGCCCCCAGCCCCGCCTGAACCTACTACGACCAGTCAGGCTCCTTCCTCCCCAACGCCTGCCGACGGAACCGAGGTCAAGATGGGGAGTGACAAAGGCCAACTCATCTTTGCCCCCAACAAGCTCACGGTCAAACCTGGAGACAAGATCAAGTGGGTGATGAATAAAGCCGGTCCCCACAACGTCATCTTCCCGGCTGAGGGCTCCCCAGACCCAGCTTCAGCGCAGGCTATGACCCAGAAGAAACTGCTCAGTAAACCTGGAAATTTTTATATCACTACGGTTCCACAGGCGCAACCGGGCACCTACACATTCTACTGTCAGCCGCACAAAGGCGCAGGGATGGTCGGGACTTTAACCGTAGTCGGAACAGCCACCACAGCACCCCAGAAGTAG
- a CDS encoding DVUA0089 family protein codes for MAFPNTNFGKLLTLGMLIGAALSSFPAQAITLTDNSSTDAGSTLSTALLATGSGSLTQIDGWVSSRDADLFGFSVLGGALSINVTSVFPSSFDTQLFLFDALGRGVASNDDANNTRLSSLSFSNLAAGTYYLAVTGFDYDPVSNGTYIFSNTYTGQQTPLTQSPLTGFQCRTGSCNYGGDYTILLSGAQAIPSTPAPIPAPGPALGLLALGGIRGLTRLWAQRSR; via the coding sequence ATGGCATTCCCGAATACAAATTTTGGAAAACTCCTGACGCTAGGCATGCTCATCGGAGCTGCCCTCTCCTCCTTTCCCGCTCAGGCCATTACGCTCACCGATAATTCAAGCACCGATGCTGGTAGTACCCTCAGCACGGCTCTGCTTGCCACGGGTAGTGGTTCTCTGACCCAGATTGATGGCTGGGTTAGTTCCAGGGACGCGGACCTTTTTGGATTCTCTGTCCTTGGGGGGGCCTTATCGATCAACGTCACATCGGTGTTTCCGAGTAGTTTTGATACACAGCTCTTCTTGTTTGATGCGCTAGGACGAGGGGTTGCCTCCAATGATGATGCCAACAATACCCGCCTTTCTAGCCTTTCGTTTTCTAACCTTGCCGCAGGCACCTACTACTTGGCGGTTACCGGCTTCGACTACGACCCGGTCAGTAACGGGACGTACATTTTCTCCAATACCTACACAGGGCAGCAAACTCCTTTGACCCAGTCGCCTTTGACCGGCTTTCAGTGCCGAACGGGGTCCTGTAATTATGGAGGAGATTACACGATCTTATTATCGGGTGCTCAGGCTATCCCCAGCACTCCGGCCCCAATCCCCGCTCCTGGTCCGGCGCTGGGATTGCTGGCTTTGGGTGGGATTAGGGGGCTAACGCGGCTCTGGGCACAAAGGTCCCGATGA